In the Leptolyngbya sp. FACHB-261 genome, one interval contains:
- a CDS encoding Uma2 family endonuclease, with product MSQLKTQLLTDQWVPATWEEYLAVLDEPDYQQSRGYYYDGHLRIEMSPVGSGHSRRNTVVIFAINLFCTLKGIPLNGLTNCSYRKTGVQECQPDVSYYIGERAQSAPDETSVVDLDRYPPPNLVIEIANSSLGDDLGRKRLLYEDLGVSEYWVIDVNNAQVIAFEIYELGSKRMTQSKTLPGLSISLIEEALRRSRETDQSQVGTWLLTKLQEPRN from the coding sequence ATGAGCCAGTTGAAGACTCAGTTGCTAACTGACCAATGGGTTCCAGCAACCTGGGAAGAGTACCTGGCGGTTCTGGACGAGCCAGACTATCAGCAATCCAGGGGATACTACTACGATGGGCATCTGCGAATTGAAATGTCTCCAGTCGGTTCCGGTCACTCTCGCCGTAATACCGTTGTCATCTTTGCTATCAATTTGTTTTGCACTCTCAAAGGCATCCCTTTGAACGGGCTCACCAACTGCAGCTACCGGAAAACTGGCGTTCAAGAATGCCAGCCAGACGTCTCCTATTACATTGGGGAACGCGCTCAGTCGGCTCCGGACGAAACTTCAGTTGTGGACTTAGACCGCTATCCGCCTCCTAATCTAGTTATTGAAATCGCTAACTCTTCGCTTGGCGATGACCTCGGACGCAAACGGCTGTTATATGAAGATCTGGGCGTTTCTGAGTATTGGGTGATTGATGTGAACAATGCTCAGGTCATTGCCTTTGAAATCTATGAGCTTGGCAGCAAGCGCATGACTCAATCTAAAACTCTCCCCGGCCTCTCCATCTCGCTGATCGAAGAGGCACTTCGCCGCAGTCGTGAGACAGACCAATCACAAGTAGGAACTTGGCTCCTGACTAAATTGCAAGAGC
- a CDS encoding type II toxin-antitoxin system VapC family toxin translates to MRILLDTNIVIDLALQRQPYVEESDQIFSLIEQGLIEGYVSASTLSDLYYIIRKQQGHGWTLKFLKRLTSICSIATVDQAIIAMALNIDFRDFEDAIQYSCAVLNQLDAIVTRNQQDFVSSTLRILTPATLIEELANEQNC, encoded by the coding sequence GTGAGAATCTTACTCGATACCAACATTGTTATAGATCTTGCTCTTCAACGACAGCCGTATGTAGAGGAGAGTGATCAAATCTTCTCCCTTATTGAACAAGGCCTTATTGAAGGATACGTTTCGGCATCAACCCTCAGCGATCTTTACTACATTATTCGCAAACAACAAGGCCACGGCTGGACCCTCAAGTTCTTGAAAAGATTGACCTCTATCTGCTCAATTGCAACTGTTGATCAGGCCATCATCGCTATGGCACTCAATATTGATTTTAGAGATTTTGAAGATGCTATTCAGTACAGCTGTGCTGTACTGAATCAGCTAGATGCAATTGTTACTAGAAATCAGCAGGATTTCGTCAGCTCCACGCTTCGGATTTTGACACCTGCTACTCTAATTGAAGAACTAGCCAACGAGCAGAATTGCTAA